A window of Natrinema salifodinae contains these coding sequences:
- a CDS encoding aldehyde ferredoxin oxidoreductase family protein: MRHVRGPLCSIDVGERTAETEEIDDVLESYVGGRALGTKLAHDRIPFDADPLGPDNRLYFATGPLQHSTMSFTGRMSATGISPLTDGLLSSNAGGFLSRNFTGTGYSAVEITGASDELVIVHVTDDGVEFEAVPDLAEATVSETCEYIEDEHDLGSEHTTVIGPAGENRVRFASIMTSKERAFGRGGLGAVLGAKNVKAITFDGDSTHEVEIPPIQMEIHGEAAQSDSPMKDQGTTSVAEYANMVEALPTHYFSELSFEGIEGVNGDRVEEKKYKKGTCSACAFACKLPTRDEETGLETEGPEYETLMAFGPNSGVDDIVDVMQSNKLCDELGMDTISCGDTVAAYLASEDEFGNVELIHDLVEKIAYREDVGDSLAEGVDRVHDELGVENWSVKGMEFAAHDGRTLNGQGLAFATSNRGADHMYAEFYPYEYPLVDAEDAFDKEGLEGKPPKVVELENVNAIKDSAVVCKFSRDFMTPERISTLLDADYEDLLGVGARVVSMERHFNNQRGFDRGDDQLPYEIPDFERGLDEYYAERGWNDDGTVPEELLETESSSPAPADD; encoded by the coding sequence ATGAGACACGTACGGGGGCCGCTGTGTTCGATCGACGTCGGCGAGCGCACGGCTGAGACCGAAGAGATCGACGACGTCCTCGAGTCGTACGTCGGGGGCCGGGCGCTCGGGACGAAACTCGCCCACGACCGGATCCCGTTCGACGCCGATCCGCTGGGGCCGGACAACCGGCTGTACTTCGCGACGGGGCCGCTCCAGCACTCCACGATGAGCTTTACGGGCCGGATGTCGGCGACCGGTATCTCGCCGCTGACCGACGGGCTGCTCTCCTCGAACGCCGGCGGGTTCCTCTCGCGGAACTTCACCGGAACGGGCTACAGCGCCGTCGAGATCACCGGCGCGAGCGACGAACTCGTCATCGTCCACGTCACCGACGACGGCGTCGAGTTCGAAGCGGTGCCGGACCTCGCCGAGGCGACCGTCTCCGAGACCTGCGAGTACATCGAGGACGAGCACGATCTGGGGTCGGAACACACCACGGTCATCGGCCCGGCCGGCGAGAACCGGGTCCGGTTCGCTTCGATCATGACCTCGAAGGAGCGGGCCTTCGGCCGCGGCGGCCTCGGCGCCGTCCTCGGCGCGAAGAACGTCAAGGCGATCACCTTCGACGGCGACTCGACTCACGAAGTCGAGATCCCGCCGATCCAGATGGAGATCCATGGCGAGGCCGCCCAGTCCGACAGCCCGATGAAAGATCAGGGGACGACCTCGGTCGCGGAGTACGCGAACATGGTCGAGGCCCTGCCGACGCACTACTTCTCGGAGCTGTCCTTCGAGGGCATCGAGGGGGTTAACGGCGACCGCGTCGAGGAGAAGAAGTACAAGAAGGGGACCTGCTCGGCTTGCGCGTTCGCCTGCAAGCTGCCGACCCGCGACGAGGAGACGGGCCTCGAAACCGAGGGGCCGGAGTACGAGACGCTGATGGCCTTCGGGCCGAACTCGGGCGTCGACGACATCGTCGATGTGATGCAGTCGAACAAGCTCTGCGACGAACTCGGGATGGACACCATCTCCTGTGGCGACACCGTCGCGGCCTACCTCGCCAGCGAGGACGAGTTCGGCAACGTCGAGCTGATCCACGACCTCGTCGAGAAGATCGCCTACCGCGAAGACGTCGGCGATTCGCTCGCCGAGGGCGTCGACCGCGTTCACGACGAACTCGGCGTCGAGAACTGGTCGGTCAAGGGTATGGAGTTCGCCGCCCACGACGGCCGCACCCTGAACGGCCAGGGCCTGGCCTTCGCCACCTCGAACCGCGGGGCCGATCACATGTACGCCGAGTTCTACCCCTACGAGTACCCGCTGGTCGACGCCGAGGACGCCTTCGACAAGGAGGGACTCGAGGGCAAGCCGCCGAAAGTGGTCGAACTCGAGAACGTCAACGCGATCAAGGACAGCGCCGTCGTCTGCAAGTTCTCCCGGGACTTCATGACTCCGGAGCGCATTTCGACGCTGCTCGACGCCGACTACGAGGACCTGCTCGGAGTCGGCGCTCGGGTCGTCTCGATGGAGCGCCACTTCAACAACCAGCGCGGCTTCGACCGCGGTGACGATCAGCTTCCCTACGAGATCCCGGACTTCGAGCGGGGGCTCGACGAGTACTACGCGGAGCGCGGCTGGAACGACGACGGGACGGTCCCCGAGGAGCTGCTCGAGACCGAGAGCAGCAGTCCCGCGCCGGCCGACGACTGA
- a CDS encoding magnesium transporter — translation MRGHDSALDVYRQALPVILVSLVAGLFAGTLLGTETMREGIESVPGILLLLPAFLATRGGVYGSLGARLSSGLHQGLIDPRFEWNERLRNAVVASFLNGMIVSVFIAVLAWGVMLVLGRSASLAELVIVLIVAALLSAVAMLGVLLTVIFKGYRRGLDPDNVIGPVVTTVGDVFGVVFLLIGIGVAGVIL, via the coding sequence ATGCGTGGCCACGATTCCGCCCTCGACGTCTACCGCCAGGCGCTGCCGGTTATCCTCGTCAGCCTCGTGGCGGGCCTGTTCGCCGGCACGCTGTTAGGCACCGAGACGATGCGCGAGGGGATCGAGAGCGTCCCCGGAATCCTGCTGTTGCTGCCCGCGTTCCTGGCCACTCGCGGCGGCGTCTACGGATCGCTCGGCGCGCGGCTCTCGAGCGGGCTCCACCAGGGCCTGATCGACCCCCGCTTCGAGTGGAACGAGCGGCTGCGCAACGCCGTCGTCGCCTCCTTCCTCAACGGGATGATCGTCTCCGTCTTCATCGCCGTGCTCGCCTGGGGCGTCATGCTCGTCCTCGGGCGCTCGGCGAGCCTGGCCGAACTGGTCATCGTCCTGATCGTCGCGGCCCTGCTGAGCGCCGTCGCGATGCTGGGCGTGTTGCTGACCGTGATCTTCAAGGGCTACCGACGAGGCCTGGATCCGGACAACGTCATCGGGCCCGTCGTGACGACCGTCGGTGACGTGTTCGGGGTCGTCTTCCTGCTGATCGGCATCGGTGTCGCGGGGGTGATCCTGTGA
- a CDS encoding magnesium transporter produces MSAGGDLLHGEELEDEISDEWAVRNIVTTLVPLLAVLSVLQMVSGAVLESFEEQLLENPSLLVLVPVMIGTAGNLGSIMCARLSTQLHLGTLEFSPSNPNVRANVGAIMGLAATVFVLLGIASWAIGRALGGTLGLPRLLVITIVSGMLLAVWVVIVSSTAVYASYRLGYDPDDTTIPVVTNVCDITGVLILFAVVAVVL; encoded by the coding sequence GTGAGCGCCGGCGGCGACCTCCTGCACGGGGAGGAGCTCGAGGACGAGATCAGCGATGAGTGGGCAGTCCGGAACATCGTCACGACGCTCGTGCCCCTGCTGGCGGTCCTCTCGGTCCTGCAGATGGTCTCGGGGGCCGTCCTCGAGAGCTTCGAGGAGCAGTTGCTCGAGAACCCGTCGTTGCTCGTGCTCGTCCCGGTGATGATCGGCACCGCCGGCAACCTCGGCTCGATCATGTGCGCGCGGCTCTCGACGCAGTTGCACCTGGGAACCCTGGAGTTCTCGCCGTCGAACCCGAACGTCCGGGCCAACGTCGGCGCGATCATGGGCCTGGCGGCGACGGTGTTCGTCCTACTGGGGATCGCCTCGTGGGCGATCGGCCGCGCCCTGGGCGGGACCCTCGGACTCCCCAGGCTGTTGGTCATCACGATCGTCAGCGGTATGCTGCTAGCGGTCTGGGTCGTCATCGTCAGTTCGACCGCGGTCTACGCCTCCTACCGGCTCGGCTACGATCCCGACGACACGACGATCCCGGTGGTCACGAACGTCTGTGACATCACCGGCGTGCTCATCCTCTTTGCGGTGGTCGCGGTCGTGCTGTGA
- a CDS encoding cation:proton antiporter domain-containing protein — MTGAEASGDLLVLVAAIVGLGVVSQLLAERFRVPSVLFLIVAGIAIGPEGLGVLTVESFGGSSGLSTIVGLSVAIIVFEGAFHLKVEKIKEAPAAVLRLTTAGAAIALLGTAGAVRVFLGADWDIALLIGALLVATGPTVVTPILKVVPVRDRVAATLETEGIVNDVTAAILAIVLFKAMTVRELTADVYLQLFAERLGTGLLVGVLVAAVVWSVLQYVDISPDDAPRNARLLTLAGAIVAFGTADYVFAEAGVAAAATAGLILGNANLPYEEEIEAFKGDVTLLVLSFVFITLAALLEFDQLFALGLTGLAVVAVIMLVLRPLLVFLSTRGDRFTFRERLFMSAVGPRGIIPASVATLFAIRLQTPAAPTNEAGADLLVGTVFLVIFVTVVLEGGFARQIAERLDVIPMRVLIVGGGRVGRSLAERLEARGENVVIIEEDRAVLEDLRNEGFTARDGDGTDVEVLRGAGAENARTVVAATGDDDANLLVAQLAKSNFDVEKVIARANEPSNAAAFKELGVETISAAESTAWAIDNEIERPALSNWMSELGRSGDVQEIEVTDSALAGERIADVGSELPNGVLIALVSRNGTSEVPTPDVELQRGDHVTLIGRTEAVDEAIERCGKPV; from the coding sequence ATGACCGGGGCGGAGGCGAGCGGCGACCTGCTCGTGTTGGTCGCGGCAATCGTCGGGCTCGGCGTCGTCTCGCAGCTTCTGGCGGAGCGGTTTCGCGTTCCGAGCGTTCTCTTTCTCATCGTCGCCGGGATCGCCATCGGGCCGGAGGGCCTCGGCGTGTTGACCGTCGAGTCGTTCGGCGGGAGCAGCGGCCTCTCGACGATCGTCGGCCTGAGCGTCGCGATCATCGTCTTCGAGGGCGCGTTCCACCTCAAAGTCGAGAAGATCAAGGAGGCTCCGGCGGCCGTGTTGCGGCTGACGACGGCCGGCGCGGCGATCGCACTGCTCGGGACCGCCGGCGCGGTCCGGGTCTTCCTCGGGGCCGACTGGGATATCGCGCTGTTGATCGGCGCGCTCCTGGTTGCGACGGGACCGACGGTCGTCACGCCGATCCTGAAGGTCGTCCCCGTCCGCGACCGGGTCGCCGCGACCCTCGAGACCGAAGGGATCGTCAATGACGTGACGGCGGCGATCCTGGCGATCGTGCTGTTCAAGGCGATGACCGTCCGGGAACTGACCGCCGACGTCTACCTGCAGCTGTTCGCCGAGCGGCTCGGAACGGGGCTGCTCGTCGGCGTCCTCGTCGCCGCGGTCGTCTGGTCGGTGCTCCAGTACGTCGACATCTCGCCGGACGACGCGCCGCGGAACGCGCGGCTGCTGACGCTGGCGGGCGCGATCGTCGCCTTCGGTACGGCCGACTACGTCTTCGCCGAGGCGGGGGTCGCGGCCGCGGCGACGGCCGGACTGATCCTGGGCAACGCCAACCTCCCCTACGAGGAGGAGATCGAGGCGTTCAAAGGCGACGTGACGCTGCTCGTCCTCTCGTTCGTCTTCATCACGCTCGCGGCCCTGCTGGAGTTCGACCAGCTGTTCGCGCTCGGGCTCACCGGCCTGGCCGTCGTCGCAGTTATCATGCTCGTCCTCCGACCTCTGTTGGTCTTCCTCTCGACTCGCGGCGATCGCTTCACGTTCCGGGAGCGACTCTTCATGAGCGCCGTTGGCCCGCGGGGGATCATTCCGGCATCGGTCGCGACCCTGTTCGCGATTCGGTTGCAGACCCCCGCAGCGCCGACGAACGAGGCCGGCGCGGACCTGCTCGTCGGGACGGTCTTTCTCGTCATCTTCGTGACGGTAGTGCTGGAGGGCGGGTTCGCCAGGCAGATCGCGGAACGACTGGACGTGATACCCATGCGTGTACTCATCGTCGGCGGCGGCCGGGTCGGTCGCTCGCTGGCAGAACGACTGGAAGCGCGCGGCGAAAACGTAGTCATCATCGAGGAGGACCGCGCGGTCCTCGAGGACCTTCGCAACGAGGGCTTTACCGCCCGCGACGGCGACGGGACCGACGTCGAGGTGTTGCGCGGGGCGGGCGCGGAGAACGCCCGGACCGTCGTCGCGGCGACCGGCGACGACGACGCGAACCTCCTCGTGGCCCAGCTCGCGAAGTCGAACTTCGACGTCGAGAAGGTGATCGCGAGAGCGAACGAGCCCTCGAACGCGGCGGCGTTCAAAGAACTCGGCGTCGAGACGATCTCGGCGGCCGAGTCGACCGCGTGGGCGATCGACAACGAGATCGAGCGCCCGGCGCTGTCGAACTGGATGTCCGAACTCGGCCGCTCTGGCGACGTCCAGGAGATCGAGGTGACCGACAGCGCGCTCGCCGGTGAGCGGATCGCCGACGTCGGGAGTGAGCTCCCGAACGGCGTCCTCATCGCGCTGGTGAGCCGGAACGGAACCAGCGAGGTGCCGACCCCGGACGTCGAACTGCAGCGAGGCGATCACGTCACGCTCATCGGGCGGACCGAAGCGGTCGACGAGGCGATCGAGCGGTGCGGGAAACCGGTGTAG